ATCTAGCCTCAAAATTAGCTATGACATCGCCCTGCTGTTTTTGAGCAGTCCAGTCCTCCTTGATGTATTGGTGGTAGGGGTCATTAGAGTGCTCCCTCCTTTTAGATTTGACTGTGCTCACCAGCATGGCCACAATAATGAAGGCAAACATGCCGATCATCACGGCGAGATACCAGATCACGTCCCTGAAGTTCTCCTCAGCCAGAGTCTTGTCCAGAGAGTTGCTTGCAGCAGTCACATTGCGCCTCCAGTTATCCAGGAAGTGATTCAGTGCGTTGGTAAGGGACGTCTCAAGATGAAGGGTCAAGTTTGACCAATTAGTGTCACTCAACTAGTTGAAAGAACCACAAGACTTTTATCAAAAATTGAAAAAACATGGAAAATTTATTTTATAGCCtcatttgtttgctttaaaTTCTGTAAATCCAAAATCTGcttgacacaaacacaaaaaataaaggaaaacataaaggaaaaaaaaaagaaaaaacagcaaagaaGATGTTCTTGGGTATTCTTTAATTCAATTTTCATTCAAAGTTGAACTTTCAATTCATTTGATTTGCGTCAACAGTACTTTACTGTTTTTTATCagcataaaatgtaaaacactgCAAGTCTCATCAAACTAACATGATGTTAGGTTTTTTATTGTTACACTGAAATTCTTTCTTTAATTGcttataaaagaaaaagcatagaaaacTGACATTTCTCTTGGTAACCAACTAAAACATGCACCCTTCATGTGCCCTTTTGAATACACAAAGTAACACATTTGTTATCAGGTGAGAAAATGAGTTTTCAGagctcaaaaacacaaaacaagtaACAGTGcattatttttcctttatttatttcatttaatgtcACCTGAAGACAAATTTGCTCTTAAATATACAGAGATAGATTTAACAATTTAACATTACTGAGTGACAAAGACTATAAACATTTAAGCTTCTACTGTACCAACCTTTTGCCATGTTTGAGAAGGCCACATCATGGAACTGATCAGAAAATCACTTTGGAAtgaaagcagagaaaaacaggGAGAGAGCACAAGGAGCGTCGCTGGTCAGAGTAACCTACGAAGTAATTAGCTCACAGAAAGCTGCTTATATTTTATTTGCTGTCTTTAtctttcgtgtgtgtgtgtgtgtgtgtgtgtgtgtgtgtgtgtgtgtgtgtgtgtgtgtgtgtgtgtgtgtgtgtgtgtgtgtgtgtgcgataGTGAGCCATGACCTTGAATAAGGCATATTAAAATGTTGATATTTGCTTTGGATACTTGAGACATAAGAGTGCTGATAGTGGTTAAAAggtgaaaaatacatttatacgTCCATTAATTCCCAtataacaaaaagaaataacatcATTTTATTGTTAGTGGTTTGGCCTGACTTGTTTGAAATGTAATTCCTCATTTGCCCTCATAGAGGGAGCGCAGTATAAAATTGAATGATAGCCAGTCTAAAGCAGTTTTAAACAGGCTTACCCTAGATGGCAGCAACACATAATGCAACACATTTAAGAGCCatacacatgtgtgtgtatatatatatatatatatatatatatatatatatatatatatatatatatattttaatgaatTACCCCTGTAAATCTGTTCTCAGATTGCAAACACTGCTTGACTCCATATTCAGCAAAAAACCAAGGAATTAAAATGAAGTCCTTGTTTAAAGTAAATTTTCCGGtaagaaattttttttataagagGTCCATTGTCTGTCTCAAGGacactccagctttgtgtctgtgtgtaaaaaGGATGCTTGATAACATACTTTATAATTGTTTGAAAGCCTGGTGTTTTTGCCCAACAGAGCCACATTGCTGTAAGGGATGACTCCCACTATATCTGATCATTTCCAGATCATTCATGCTTTGCATTGCAGGACCAGCAGTTGGATAGCTGCTGGGTTTCTTCCCTGTAAACACAAAACTTAAGGTATATGGAAGGTTTTGCACAAAGAGCATTAGTGCAACGAGACACACTGAAAAGAGTTGTCTCTAGCCTAAAGGAGAGAGACAACAGAAgcagaaaagatgaaaacagtAAGTCTGTAACCTGATAGACATTCTGTGGAATATGTCTTGCAAAATTCCTCAATCAGTGtgccaaaaagaaagaaaagggggggaaagactcttaaaaagtaaaatagaaACTGAGCCTTATCTGCTTTGCAAATGTAGGTCCTCCTACTAATGCTCTCCTCGTGGAAAAGTTACAGGCTGGTGTCTGATGGAAATTTTCATGTGCAAATCGGATAAAAGGAGATTTTGcatagtaaaaaaaagaaaaagtccaaGTGTTTCAGGGTCTCCATGCTGACCCTGgattttttctctgtttctcttaaCTCTTGGCAGTTTTCAGACACTTTTCAGGTGAATTTTTCCAGTTGGCTTAGTCTGATGAAAGCTCCTTACAACACAATATGTGGTGAAATGGACGGACAGCAGGAGACCACATGTCATGCTTTCACAATAAAAGGCAAGAGTACTACATCAGCCTCGAGAGAGTTGTTATCTCAcccaccttatgtatgaaatgagtggaaaaaaataacataCAGTTATATGAACAGTTTGATTGTTGCACTTAATGCAATCATACAGCAGATGGGCATTATATAAGTCACTCAGAGTCTGTGGTATATTACTACAATTACCTGTTGTAATGATGCTTTAGAGTACAAAGCAACTATAGACTAGTTGACAGATTAGCTTTTGACTTGCAAGGTTTAATGCAACACTAGTGAGTGTGACATTAATTGTTACCCTTAAATCCTTAATTGTAACTTATAATCTATATAATCTTACTTATGATACCATCATTCTCATGTGTTTTATGTTCATGCATTTCTAAAATTGCAGAGACACTTACCGTCACAGGCAGCAAATGCAGGTATCTTAGTTAACAAGGTTTATTTATAAACCATGTTAACTAAACGGGTTTATGAATCAAAGAGGAGTGCGGCACTTATTTATAAGGTCACAATGAAGCAGCACTAAAGAAAAACTGCTTCAATACTCTGACATGAAAGCTAAGAAAACCCCTAAAATGACCTCTGATTATATCAAACTCAATATTGCACTGACATGGGTCCTCTGGCATGGAGTGCTGAGTGCTTTCTAGAAATCCAGGGCTGTGCTGAATACATGTTTTTGGCTTCTAAAGTGAGGcagactgaaaaacactgaGATAAATTAAGTACAGAGCCAAACAGACAAACTGAGATTCCCCGAATTATTAGTAAAAGGATGAGTGGAATGTACAACAACGTGATCCGAAAAAAGGGCAACACAGGCAAACTTTGAGTCAATTTTAAGTGTGACAAGATTATGAACATTAGTACAGCTCATCCTGGGTTTAAACAAGAAGCGCACAGCAGGACTATGACTGATACGACCAACGGCCATCTGACATCATCGCAAGCCTGGCTGGATTAAAAGTCAGTGGTCATGGAAGGACCGGACGGCAAAAGAAACCCCAAGGGCGAGGGTGACATATGCAAAACAGAGGGCAGTGCCACCGGACGCAGCGAACCATAGTGTGTAGCTAGGCCAGAAAGTTATATAAACTCTGAAATGCAGAtttagaaacacaaaaagaaaaaaaacacacaaactacacacacactaaaactACATTCTGATCATTCTTCTTTGTCACAATACTTGCAGCATGACATTCAAAAAAAGCACACTCAGTTTCCTCAAAAGAGTTTGTGTCTATGTTCATGGGGTCCTGGCAGCACTTTACCATGAAGTGTTGGTTTGCAAATTCTGGGCTCACATGAGTCAGTGTTCATGGTTATATAACCATCGACAAGTACAGTCAAGACTTTGATGTCTTTTCAGTTGATCAGGTATGTAGCAGTTCAATAGATAATACCTTTCTAAGAAAGAGGGCACCTTGATGCAAATTGCAATTGTGCCTTTTAATCATGTTGACGTAGCTCGTGTTTTAACTTGCTTGACACCGAGCCGTCATGTCTTTCCACTGTGATTCACCTGACCTTGGAGCTGCAGTACTTTTCCACACATGAGCATTCTTACGTTAGCATTCCTTCTTCCTATCTCAGTGAGTTGGTGCAATTGTAATGAGATACTGCAAAAGATAGCAGTCACACTGTGTTTACATGAGGATGCAAGTGCACGTTAGGGCAGAAAAAGTAAAGGATAACATGAATATGTTCAAAACAGAGATCTCCCTGCGTTTCTGAGTCCTCATTTTGATGCTAAAAACATGATTTGATTAAATTCTGACTCAAAAGAAAGCattcctgcatgtgtgtgaCCCATTATTTGCTCATTTGAAGCTATCTTTGAAGCATCTAGGATCCCTTCTTTTTTCTGTGCGTGACTTCTAAACGTGCACTAAGCCGAGTGCATGTGAACCGAGCAGCTCAGATGGAAAACTGTTTGTTAGGCAGCTGTATGTGTAAAAGCAAAAGACAGTAATGGATTACCAATGAAAACGTTCCACATACTGGTCATGTGGTGCACACAGTTCAGTCTGTAATGAAACCACAACTCGACAGGAAAGCTGATGCTGTAATTAATAAAGAAGTTTGGACTTCATCTGTTTGCAGTGGCTGAACGGTCCCTCTTGTAGGGGGCAGCTGCCTGACACTTACGGCTGTGAAACAATaaagcatgaaaaacaaaataattaaataacagCCTACACTTTATTGATGAAGACATTAAAGCTGTTTAATGTGATGGATACCCAGTTTGCTAGTCTAACTAGAGATACAGTATGATAAATGTCTCTTGGGTCATGGGGTCCAGTAATTATGATGATATTATCACTTAAATTAATGCTCCACAAATTAGACAGGACTAGccataaaatgtaaattataaGTTTTAATCTGCTTTGAAAGAAAATGTTTCATGCACACATCCTGCTGCAGGCCAAAGCTTGGGATATgttattaacaaaaataaaagttaagaTGTTTAATTTTTAACAATCAAATGACTCAGCATGATAACAGAAGGAAAAATACATTGCTTGGCCTAGCAATAATTGCTAATATGATGTCGCTTTTACTTCTATTGCAAGCAGACTTTGGTAACAGTGCTGACCATTTACAGCACGTGCCTGTACTAAAGAAATGCAACACATGGCAGGAGAGTAAAGTTCTAACCCTGGAGGGGTTTCCCAAGATAAAAAGAAGGCCTGAAATATTACACACTCTTAAATATTTCCATACACTCTCACCTATTTCCCTGAAGTTATTGCAGTGAGTTTACTGTCCCATGATAATACTAATGTAAGAAGAGTGATAAGGATTGTTCATCTCTCTATAATGACATACAGTATTGACCGGCATTGATAAGGATTTAGCTGGTTGTGTATGAACTAAGCTGCTCTACTTTTTTTTGCACATCA
This is a stretch of genomic DNA from Pelmatolapia mariae isolate MD_Pm_ZW linkage group LG16_19, Pm_UMD_F_2, whole genome shotgun sequence. It encodes these proteins:
- the LOC134646102 gene encoding potassium voltage-gated channel subfamily E member 2-like; translation: MMWPSQTWQKLSDTNWSNLTLHLETSLTNALNHFLDNWRRNVTAASNSLDKTLAEENFRDVIWYLAVMIGMFAFIIVAMLVSTVKSKRREHSNDPYHQYIKEDWTAQKQQGDVIANFEAR